From the Leptolyngbya sp. O-77 genome, one window contains:
- a CDS encoding ABC transporter permease, whose protein sequence is MSRSSALRNYVLSRLLLAPLMLLTITTLVFLLLRATPGDPVDAILGARAPDEVKEAMRTRLGLNDPLWLQYVNYLGSLLRLDLGTSLTTQGQPVWQIIQQHFPATVELTVCSMVVSALVGITIGSLAASRPNSPLDAGGRLFGILTYAVPMYWFGMLLQLLFAVQLRWFPIGTRFPLAATPPPRITGLYLFDSLLEGNLGHFFTTIYYLTLPSLTLGILLSGVFERIVRVNLKQTLRSDYVEAARARGVPEVRIVTAHALKNAMIPVITVLGLMVASLLGGAILTEVTFSWPGLANRLYQAIEFRDYPVVQGIMVFFGVIVAIASILIDIFNAWVDPRIRY, encoded by the coding sequence ATGTCCCGTTCCTCCGCCCTCCGCAACTACGTCCTCTCGCGCCTGCTGCTGGCTCCGCTGATGCTGCTCACCATCACGACGCTGGTGTTTCTGCTGCTGCGGGCCACGCCCGGCGACCCGGTGGACGCAATCCTGGGGGCACGGGCACCGGATGAGGTGAAGGAAGCCATGCGAACCCGACTGGGGCTAAACGACCCGCTGTGGCTGCAATACGTGAACTATTTGGGGAGTCTGCTGCGGCTAGATCTGGGCACCTCGCTGACCACGCAGGGGCAACCCGTCTGGCAGATTATCCAGCAGCATTTTCCCGCCACGGTAGAGCTAACCGTATGCAGCATGGTGGTGTCGGCGCTAGTCGGGATCACCATTGGGTCGCTGGCCGCGTCGCGCCCCAATTCTCCGCTGGATGCGGGCGGGCGGCTCTTTGGCATCCTCACCTACGCGGTGCCGATGTACTGGTTTGGGATGCTGCTGCAATTGCTGTTTGCAGTGCAGTTGCGCTGGTTTCCCATCGGCACCCGCTTTCCGCTGGCAGCGACCCCGCCGCCGCGCATCACGGGGCTATACCTGTTCGACAGTTTGCTAGAGGGAAATCTGGGGCACTTCTTCACCACGATCTATTATCTGACGCTGCCCAGCCTGACGCTGGGGATCTTGCTCAGCGGCGTGTTTGAACGGATCGTACGGGTGAACCTGAAGCAGACGCTGCGGTCGGACTACGTGGAGGCGGCGCGGGCGCGGGGCGTGCCAGAAGTGCGGATCGTTACAGCACACGCGCTCAAAAATGCGATGATTCCGGTGATCACTGTGCTGGGGTTGATGGTGGCCTCACTGCTGGGCGGCGCGATTCTGACGGAAGTCACTTTCTCCTGGCCCGGCTTGGCAAATCGGCTGTATCAGGCGATCGAGTTTCGCGATTATCCCGTGGTGCAGGGAATTATGGTGTTTTTTGGGGTGATTGTGGCGATCGCCTCCATCTTGATCGACATCTTCAACGCCTGGGTCGATCCGCGCATTCGATATTGA
- the cobA gene encoding uroporphyrinogen-III C-methyltransferase: MQTPLGKVYLVGAGPGDPGLFTLKGKTLLEHADVVVYDALVSPQILAMINPKAEQINAGKRRGRHSLVQEETTRLLIAKAQTHAIVVRLKGGDPFVFGRGGEEMKDLVNAGVPVEVVPGVTSGIAAPAYAGIPLTHRSYSSSVTFVTGHESAGKYRPEVNWRAIAQGSETIVIYMGVHNLPHIVAELQAGGLSLDTPIALVRWGTRPEQEELLGTLGTIAQQVEATGFEAPAIAVIGNVVQLHSLLAGCRPAIYPTL, encoded by the coding sequence ATGCAAACTCCCCTCGGCAAAGTCTACCTAGTTGGCGCGGGCCCCGGCGATCCGGGCTTGTTTACCCTGAAGGGCAAGACCCTGCTGGAACATGCAGACGTGGTGGTGTACGACGCGCTGGTGAGTCCGCAGATTTTGGCGATGATCAACCCGAAGGCGGAGCAGATCAACGCAGGCAAGCGGCGCGGGCGGCATTCGCTGGTGCAGGAAGAAACGACTCGCCTGCTAATTGCAAAGGCACAGACCCACGCGATTGTGGTACGGCTGAAGGGCGGCGACCCGTTTGTGTTTGGGCGGGGCGGCGAGGAAATGAAGGATTTGGTAAATGCGGGTGTGCCCGTGGAGGTGGTTCCGGGGGTGACATCGGGAATTGCTGCGCCGGCCTACGCCGGAATTCCGCTGACCCACCGCAGCTACAGTTCCTCTGTGACCTTCGTCACGGGGCACGAGTCGGCGGGCAAATATCGCCCAGAGGTAAACTGGCGGGCGATCGCCCAGGGCAGCGAAACCATCGTCATCTACATGGGCGTTCACAATCTGCCGCATATCGTCGCAGAACTCCAGGCAGGCGGACTCTCCCTCGACACGCCGATCGCCCTCGTCCGCTGGGGCACGCGCCCAGAGCAAGAAGAACTGCTGGGCACGCTAGGCACGATCGCCCAACAGGTGGAAGCAACGGGCTTCGAGGCTCCGGCGATCGCCGTCATCGGCAACGTGGTGCAGCTCCATAGCCTGTTAGCAGGCTGTCGTCCCGCTATTTACCCTACGCTCTGA
- a CDS encoding Uma2 family endonuclease, producing MLLIEVADSTLLSDRQIKAQIYARADIADYWILDVNRREVLVFREPTPDGYRQLNTQPVNAAIAPLAFPNIPIPLTQLLLQSVG from the coding sequence TTGTTATTGATCGAAGTCGCGGATTCAACCCTGCTGAGCGATCGCCAGATTAAGGCACAAATTTACGCCAGAGCAGACATTGCAGACTACTGGATTCTGGATGTGAATCGCCGCGAAGTGCTGGTGTTTCGGGAGCCAACTCCGGACGGCTATCGGCAATTGAACACGCAACCAGTGAATGCGGCGATCGCCCCGCTTGCGTTTCCCAACATCCCGATTCCCCTTACCCAGCTTTTGCTTCAGAGCGTAGGGTAA
- a CDS encoding photosystem I reaction center subunit XI, with amino-acid sequence MTDVVQPAGDPQIGNLATPINSSGFTKALINNLPAYRPGLSAQRRGLEVGMAHGYLLFGPFAYTSQFRNSGVGDLVGLIEAVILVVILTVCLSLYSSVGVKKPIATVTTPNPPEALATSEGWSEFAGSFLVGGIGGAAFAYLVFQVFKSGVFETFGNLAG; translated from the coding sequence ATGACAGACGTAGTACAGCCTGCTGGCGATCCCCAGATCGGCAACCTGGCAACCCCGATCAATTCCTCCGGCTTTACCAAAGCGCTGATCAATAATCTGCCTGCCTATCGTCCTGGGCTGTCGGCTCAGCGGCGTGGGCTAGAAGTAGGCATGGCGCATGGCTATTTGCTTTTTGGCCCCTTTGCTTACACCAGCCAGTTTCGCAACTCTGGCGTGGGTGATCTGGTGGGGCTGATCGAAGCGGTAATTTTGGTGGTGATTCTGACGGTGTGCCTCTCGCTCTACAGCAGCGTTGGCGTGAAGAAGCCGATCGCCACGGTGACCACGCCCAACCCGCCAGAAGCGCTGGCAACTTCTGAAGGCTGGAGTGAGTTTGCGGGCAGCTTCCTGGTGGGCGGCATCGGCGGCGCAGCCTTCGCCTATCTCGTGTTCCAGGTGTTCAAGTCGGGCGTGTTTGAAACGTTTGGCAACCTGGCAGGCTAG
- the psaI gene encoding photosystem I reaction center subunit VIII, whose protein sequence is MAASYLPSIFVPIVGWVFPAVTMALLFIYIERDE, encoded by the coding sequence ATGGCAGCTTCTTATTTGCCTTCCATCTTTGTTCCCATTGTTGGTTGGGTGTTTCCCGCTGTGACGATGGCACTTTTGTTCATCTATATCGAGCGTGACGAGTAA
- a CDS encoding carbonic anhydrase → MTVSRREFLKGLGGVSVGTGLAIAPLSLVSTERPSSSYRLVTSGEVTANSEKGLISEAAAPVPTTPDQALAELIAGNRRFVARRRRLPHQDTSRLTEVAETQSPFAAILSCADSRVVPEIVFDQGIGDLFVVRVAGNVAALEDVASEEYAIGLLHTPLVMVLGHAGCGAVTAALQGGKLPGALDSLIRQIQPAIALADAELAQLQCEQPNKMLKPGDRLTRAVKANVRLQTQRLTQSPVVSQAVSAGRLKVVGAYYDLATGVVSILVD, encoded by the coding sequence TTGACGGTTTCCAGGCGAGAGTTTTTGAAGGGGTTGGGTGGCGTTTCGGTGGGAACTGGGCTGGCGATCGCTCCTCTTTCGCTGGTTTCGACCGAGCGACCGTCCTCTAGCTATAGATTGGTTACATCAGGTGAAGTGACAGCCAACTCGGAAAAGGGCTTGATTTCAGAGGCGGCTGCGCCTGTGCCCACCACGCCCGATCAGGCATTGGCAGAACTGATTGCAGGAAATCGGCGGTTCGTTGCGCGGCGGCGGCGGCTGCCCCATCAAGATACATCCCGACTGACAGAGGTTGCAGAAACTCAGTCTCCCTTTGCGGCAATCTTGAGCTGCGCCGATTCGCGGGTGGTGCCAGAAATTGTGTTTGATCAGGGCATTGGCGATTTGTTCGTGGTGCGGGTAGCGGGCAACGTGGCGGCGCTGGAGGACGTGGCCAGCGAGGAGTATGCAATTGGCTTGCTGCATACGCCGTTGGTCATGGTGCTGGGCCATGCGGGCTGCGGTGCGGTAACGGCAGCGCTCCAGGGTGGCAAGCTGCCAGGGGCGCTGGATAGCCTGATCCGCCAAATCCAGCCTGCGATCGCCCTTGCGGATGCAGAACTGGCCCAACTGCAATGTGAACAGCCCAACAAAATGCTAAAACCGGGCGATCGCCTCACCCGCGCGGTGAAAGCAAACGTCCGGCTACAAACTCAGCGGCTGACCCAATCCCCTGTCGTATCTCAGGCAGTGAGCGCAGGACGACTCAAGGTGGTAGGAGCCTACTACGACCTAGCGACTGGAGTGGTGAGCATCCTAGTTGATTGA
- a CDS encoding CPBP family intramembrane glutamic endopeptidase, with protein sequence MPTPTQPQLEPLDRTQVLTAMGITALVLLIVSRFWLTFDTVDMLPVSVRPSAVGLGVALALGISLASEGAYRLWPAYRTSADTYLALVIKPLTWVDLIWLGLLPGLSEELLFRGVMLPAIGLNWFGLLISSLCFGVLHYSGSQQWAYVIWATLVGAALGASALLTGNLLVPIVAHIVTNLISSGTWKLKQLEVGA encoded by the coding sequence GTGCCCACCCCCACGCAACCCCAACTCGAACCCCTCGATCGCACCCAGGTGCTAACAGCAATGGGCATCACGGCGCTGGTGCTGCTGATCGTGTCCCGGTTTTGGCTGACGTTTGACACGGTAGACATGCTGCCCGTCAGCGTTCGTCCGTCTGCGGTGGGACTTGGGGTGGCGCTGGCGCTGGGTATTAGTCTGGCCAGTGAGGGAGCCTATCGCCTCTGGCCGGCCTATCGCACCAGTGCAGACACCTACCTGGCGCTGGTAATCAAGCCGCTGACCTGGGTTGACCTGATCTGGCTGGGGCTGCTGCCAGGGCTGAGCGAGGAACTGCTGTTTCGCGGCGTGATGTTGCCTGCGATCGGGCTAAATTGGTTTGGACTGTTGATCAGCAGCCTGTGCTTTGGCGTGTTGCACTACAGCGGGTCGCAACAGTGGGCCTACGTGATTTGGGCAACGCTAGTGGGCGCGGCGCTGGGGGCTAGTGCGCTGCTGACGGGCAACCTGCTGGTGCCGATTGTGGCGCATATTGTGACGAACCTGATTTCTAGCGGCACTTGGAAGCTGAAGCAGTTAGAGGTTGGGGCTTAG
- a CDS encoding DUF3326 domain-containing protein translates to MELYSLNPNPQSLIPMNPMCDRPYTVMLIVPTGVGAAIGGYAGDALPVARAIAQVADRLITHPNVLNGAQLYWPLPNALYVEGYGLDQFAAGQWGLRPVRQNRVGLLLDAGIEPDLRWRHLQAADAARATLGLSLTEYVVTDAPLGVSLQTADSGATWGTLQHPDSLLRGVETLITQAKAEAIAVVARFPDDEGSDALNAYRHGQGVDPLAGAEAIISHLVVRTFQVPCAHAPALSPLPLDPTLSPKSAAEELGHTFLPCVLVGLSRAPQFVCQTNQNPLSQDIWANQVDALVIPATACGGSAVLSLGQTHTQIITVADNTTRMQATAEAMGIRAIAVQSYLEALGVLVAHRAGLDPAALSPTAENLRALAPSGSLESLTANLPKMLA, encoded by the coding sequence GTGGAGCTTTACTCCCTGAATCCTAATCCTCAAAGCCTGATTCCTATGAACCCAATGTGCGATCGCCCCTATACTGTGATGCTGATAGTGCCGACGGGGGTGGGCGCGGCAATTGGCGGCTACGCGGGGGACGCGCTGCCCGTGGCAAGGGCGATCGCCCAGGTGGCCGATCGGCTGATTACCCATCCCAACGTGCTGAACGGGGCGCAGTTGTATTGGCCGCTGCCCAACGCGCTGTACGTCGAGGGCTATGGACTGGATCAGTTTGCCGCAGGACAGTGGGGGCTGCGGCCCGTGCGCCAGAACCGGGTGGGGCTGCTGCTGGATGCGGGCATTGAGCCGGATCTGCGCTGGCGACACTTGCAGGCGGCAGACGCAGCGCGGGCGACGCTGGGGCTGAGCCTGACGGAATATGTCGTGACAGATGCGCCGCTAGGCGTGAGCCTGCAAACGGCGGACTCGGGCGCAACCTGGGGCACGCTGCAACATCCCGACAGCCTGCTGCGCGGGGTTGAAACACTGATTACGCAGGCCAAGGCAGAGGCGATCGCCGTGGTGGCCCGCTTTCCCGACGACGAGGGCAGCGACGCACTGAACGCCTATCGTCACGGGCAGGGGGTCGATCCTCTGGCCGGAGCCGAAGCCATCATCAGCCATCTGGTCGTGCGGACGTTCCAGGTTCCCTGCGCCCACGCGCCCGCTCTGTCGCCGCTGCCCCTCGATCCGACGCTTTCTCCCAAGTCTGCTGCTGAGGAACTGGGGCACACGTTTCTTCCCTGCGTGCTAGTCGGCCTCAGCCGCGCCCCGCAGTTTGTTTGCCAGACGAATCAGAACCCACTGAGCCAGGACATCTGGGCCAATCAGGTCGATGCGCTGGTGATTCCTGCCACGGCTTGCGGCGGCAGTGCGGTTCTCAGCCTAGGGCAAACCCACACCCAAATCATCACCGTGGCGGACAACACGACGCGGATGCAGGCTACCGCTGAGGCAATGGGCATTCGGGCGATCGCCGTCCAGTCTTATCTGGAAGCCCTCGGCGTGCTGGTCGCCCACCGCGCTGGACTCGACCCCGCTGCTCTATCGCCGACGGCGGAGAATTTGCGGGCGCTCGCCCCTTCCGGCAGCCTGGAATCCCTCACGGCAAACCTCCCCAAAATGCTAGCCTGA
- a CDS encoding S8 family peptidase — MNAQQTIHESLSRWDARNPTRPNTYKDDYRLQSTTGGQVQLDLTSGAFDAYLQIVDSRTGRVIAANDDGGGGTNARLTLNLQAGVGYIVRVTSYWANETGNYSLTLSTPNAQPPANGFNSTYGYGLVNAAAAVAQSIGRTPFTPVADAGHSWSNNLVNAPEVWAQGYTGRNVVVAVVDTGVDYTHSDLDANIWRNTREIAGNGIDDDGNGFVDDVRGWNFANGNNNPMDVNGHGTHVAGTIAAENNGTGITGVAYNAQIMPVKVLGDDGSGTNLSVARGIRYAADNGANVINLSLGGGYSSDIESAIAHAVSKGAIVVMAAGNEGAARPSNPASLAIQYGVSVGAIDSSGNLASFSNRAGTDSRMQHVVAPGVNILSTRPGGRYQSLNGTSMATPHVAGVVALMRQANPNLTDAQVRQILTSSAIRASSSLSSPVDPASLTLTLVPRRSRR; from the coding sequence GTGAATGCTCAGCAAACCATCCACGAATCGCTTTCACGCTGGGATGCCCGCAACCCTACTCGCCCCAATACTTACAAAGATGACTACAGGCTGCAAAGCACAACAGGCGGACAAGTACAGCTAGACCTGACTTCCGGCGCGTTTGATGCATACCTGCAAATCGTCGATAGCCGCACGGGCCGGGTCATTGCCGCAAACGACGACGGGGGCGGCGGCACAAACGCCCGCCTGACGCTCAATCTGCAAGCAGGGGTTGGCTATATCGTCCGCGTCACCAGCTATTGGGCCAACGAAACGGGGAACTACTCGCTGACGCTGAGTACGCCCAATGCTCAGCCCCCCGCCAACGGGTTCAACAGCACCTACGGCTATGGCCTGGTCAATGCCGCTGCGGCCGTCGCGCAGTCGATCGGTCGCACGCCGTTTACCCCCGTGGCAGACGCAGGCCATAGCTGGAGCAATAACCTGGTGAATGCGCCAGAGGTGTGGGCACAGGGCTACACCGGGCGCAACGTGGTGGTGGCTGTGGTGGATACAGGCGTGGACTACACCCACAGCGACCTGGATGCCAACATCTGGCGTAATACGCGGGAAATTGCGGGCAACGGCATTGATGACGACGGCAACGGCTTTGTAGACGATGTGCGCGGCTGGAACTTTGCCAACGGCAACAACAATCCGATGGACGTGAACGGGCACGGCACCCACGTTGCCGGGACGATTGCCGCAGAGAACAACGGCACAGGCATTACCGGAGTTGCCTACAATGCCCAGATTATGCCCGTGAAGGTGCTGGGAGACGACGGATCGGGCACGAATCTGAGCGTGGCGCGGGGGATTCGCTACGCGGCCGACAACGGGGCAAACGTGATTAACCTGAGCCTGGGCGGTGGCTATAGCAGCGATATTGAATCAGCGATCGCCCATGCCGTTTCCAAGGGGGCGATCGTGGTTATGGCGGCAGGCAACGAAGGCGCAGCCCGCCCCAGCAACCCAGCCAGCCTTGCGATTCAGTATGGTGTCTCCGTCGGGGCGATCGACAGCAGCGGCAACCTGGCATCCTTCTCCAACCGCGCCGGAACCGATAGCCGAATGCAGCATGTCGTGGCACCGGGGGTAAATATTCTCTCGACCCGTCCGGGTGGCCGCTATCAATCCCTGAACGGCACGTCGATGGCTACGCCCCACGTCGCGGGTGTGGTCGCCCTGATGCGTCAGGCAAACCCCAACCTGACCGATGCCCAGGTGCGCCAAATCCTGACCAGCAGCGCCATCCGCGCCAGCAGCAGCCTGTCCAGCCCGGTCGATCCTGCGTCTCTGACGCTGACGCTCGTACCCCGGCGATCGCGCCGTTAG
- the mtnA gene encoding S-methyl-5-thioribose-1-phosphate isomerase, whose amino-acid sequence MNLPTSQVYPVIWQDDHVWLIDQNRLPTEYDLVQISRCDDMAIAIKTMIVRGAPAIGVAAAYGMYLGAREIETGDRDQFLRELESVAMKLRATRPTAVNLFWATERMLKVARQTIGPVDYLKTALLQTAQAIQTEDLTTCRAIGDHGLAALPTTPHKLRLLTHCNAGALATAGYGTALGVVRSVWREDRLERLYADETRPRLQGARLTAWECVQEGIPTTLITDSMAAHCMQRGLVDAVVVGADRITANGDTANKIGTYSLALVSRAHNIPFYVAAPLSTVDFSLSDGSKIPIEERDPVEVYQIGETVIAPEGLDYYNPSFDVTPAELITGIITEYGVVKPADLVGLQAKQVS is encoded by the coding sequence ATGAACCTCCCAACCTCGCAGGTCTATCCTGTGATTTGGCAAGACGACCATGTTTGGCTAATTGACCAAAACCGACTGCCGACCGAATATGACCTGGTGCAGATCAGTCGCTGCGACGACATGGCGATCGCCATTAAAACCATGATCGTGCGCGGGGCCCCCGCGATCGGCGTGGCGGCTGCCTACGGGATGTATCTGGGAGCCAGAGAAATCGAGACGGGCGATCGCGATCAATTTTTGCGCGAGCTGGAATCTGTGGCCATGAAGCTGCGGGCTACCCGGCCCACCGCCGTTAACCTGTTTTGGGCCACAGAGCGGATGCTGAAGGTGGCACGGCAGACCATCGGCCCGGTGGACTATCTCAAAACGGCGCTACTGCAAACGGCGCAGGCGATTCAGACCGAAGACCTGACAACCTGTCGGGCGATCGGCGACCACGGGCTGGCCGCGCTGCCCACCACGCCCCACAAGCTGCGCCTGCTGACCCACTGCAACGCCGGGGCCCTGGCCACCGCAGGTTACGGCACGGCCCTGGGGGTTGTGCGCTCCGTGTGGCGAGAAGATCGGCTGGAGCGGCTCTATGCCGACGAAACGCGCCCCCGCCTGCAAGGGGCCCGCCTCACTGCCTGGGAATGCGTGCAGGAAGGTATCCCCACTACGCTGATCACCGACAGTATGGCCGCCCACTGTATGCAGCGCGGACTAGTGGATGCCGTCGTGGTAGGCGCAGACCGCATCACCGCCAATGGCGACACCGCCAACAAAATCGGCACCTACAGTCTGGCGCTGGTGTCCCGCGCCCACAATATTCCCTTCTACGTCGCTGCGCCACTCTCCACAGTGGACTTCAGCCTCAGCGACGGCAGCAAAATCCCCATCGAGGAGCGTGATCCAGTTGAGGTCTATCAAATCGGCGAAACGGTGATCGCGCCGGAAGGCTTGGACTATTACAATCCCTCGTTTGATGTCACGCCTGCGGAGCTAATTACGGGCATCATCACCGAATATGGCGTGGTGAAACCTGCGGACTTGGTGGGTCTGCAAGCCAAGCAGGTGAGTTAG
- the psb28 gene encoding photosystem II reaction center protein Psb28, producing the protein MTLPTIEFFEGIPEDLSGVSLRRDRATGAQFVVMTFEQLKSIERFQSFTSRFNKALRLTDEEGRIEIEPDSVKFIFGGDEGDELKRVECRFELIREEHWARFMRFMNRYAEANGMEYQGKGEG; encoded by the coding sequence ATGACCCTACCGACGATTGAATTTTTTGAAGGCATTCCCGAAGACCTGAGCGGCGTGAGCCTGAGGCGCGATCGCGCGACGGGCGCTCAGTTTGTCGTCATGACCTTCGAGCAGCTTAAGTCCATTGAGCGGTTTCAGAGCTTTACCAGTCGCTTTAACAAAGCCCTGCGCCTGACAGACGAAGAAGGCCGCATCGAGATCGAACCCGACAGCGTGAAGTTTATCTTTGGCGGCGACGAAGGTGACGAGCTAAAGCGGGTGGAATGCCGCTTTGAGCTAATCCGCGAGGAACATTGGGCGCGGTTTATGCGATTTATGAATCGCTATGCCGAGGCGAACGGCATGGAATATCAGGGCAAAGGTGAAGGATAA